The following are encoded together in the Dyella terrae genome:
- a CDS encoding TolC family protein, whose product MLLAACIAGCATYQAKPLPEQASSASSLSQLQGYDSAVSPLDMAAVERLVLLNNPDLRSQHARRQAAQEQRKQDGVLPNPVVGGNAGYLLSGVGDATAWTASISQDITSLITLRPRREAAQAAADEVDAGLLWEQWQVVGKARLLVIDLVEGERQIALQQQALDALAQRESRIVSAVSAGNMERVAVASDLAAAADARTALNDLQRRQLDLHQQLNALLGLKPDVVVPLAQTLPPPSVDAASIHEQFADVSRRRPDLVALQLGYRAQEATLRAAVLAQFPALAIGYDASQDNSKVRNGGPAVSFTLPLFDHNQHNVAIAKATREQLQVEYTVRLATSRDEVDALLTHYAQLDVQRQALVPATDDAVRASAQAGHAAQAGLLDLRNVTDLHVAALNRQLAQLSTEQAMLEQQTALELLVGRGMPTALEQDVMAP is encoded by the coding sequence GTGCTGTTGGCCGCGTGCATCGCCGGCTGCGCCACCTATCAGGCCAAGCCGCTGCCGGAGCAGGCCTCGTCCGCCTCCTCACTGTCACAACTGCAGGGCTATGACTCGGCCGTGTCGCCGCTGGATATGGCGGCGGTCGAGCGCCTGGTGCTGTTGAACAATCCGGATCTGCGCAGCCAGCATGCGCGTCGGCAGGCGGCGCAAGAACAGCGTAAGCAAGACGGCGTGCTGCCCAACCCCGTGGTGGGCGGCAACGCGGGTTATCTGCTCTCCGGTGTGGGCGATGCCACCGCGTGGACGGCATCGATCAGCCAGGACATCACCTCGCTCATTACCTTGCGCCCCCGCCGCGAAGCGGCCCAGGCGGCCGCCGACGAAGTAGATGCCGGCCTGCTGTGGGAACAGTGGCAGGTCGTGGGCAAGGCGCGCCTGCTGGTGATCGATCTGGTCGAAGGCGAACGGCAGATCGCTCTGCAGCAGCAAGCGCTGGATGCGCTGGCGCAGCGTGAGTCGCGCATCGTCAGCGCAGTGAGCGCGGGCAACATGGAGCGCGTGGCGGTGGCGTCCGATCTGGCCGCCGCGGCCGATGCACGCACCGCGCTGAACGATCTGCAGCGTCGCCAGTTGGATCTGCATCAGCAGCTCAACGCGCTGTTGGGGCTCAAGCCCGACGTGGTCGTGCCGCTGGCGCAGACCTTGCCGCCGCCCAGCGTCGATGCCGCCTCCATCCACGAGCAGTTTGCCGATGTGAGCCGACGCCGGCCGGATCTGGTGGCGCTGCAACTGGGCTATCGCGCGCAGGAGGCGACCTTGCGTGCCGCCGTGCTCGCGCAGTTTCCCGCATTGGCCATCGGCTACGATGCTTCGCAGGACAACAGCAAGGTACGCAACGGCGGCCCGGCGGTGAGCTTCACGTTGCCGCTGTTCGACCACAACCAGCACAACGTGGCCATCGCCAAGGCCACGCGCGAGCAACTGCAGGTGGAATACACCGTGCGCCTCGCCACCTCGCGCGACGAGGTGGATGCGCTGCTGACGCACTACGCGCAACTCGATGTGCAGCGGCAGGCACTGGTGCCCGCCACCGACGATGCCGTGCGCGCTTCCGCGCAGGCAGGTCATGCCGCGCAGGCAGGCCTGTTGGACCTGCGCAACGTGACCGATCTCCATGTTGCTGCGCTCAATCGGCAGCTGGCGCAACTGTCGACCGAGCAAGCCATGCTCGAACAGCAGACTGCGCTGGAACTGTTGGTGGGACGCGGTATGCCGACTGCTCTTGAACAGGATGTAATGGCTCCATGA
- a CDS encoding DoxX family protein — MRQFIADKASRLLEQLHRVEWVGPLVVRLVFGYFWLETGIAKVHNLDGFTQRFVGWGVPFPAFSAGLSAWTELVGGLLIMLGLFTRLVCIPMLINMAVAVTLVVSANLMSFDDYVEADEIVYSLIFFWLLISGPGKASLDTWVARVLGIRTASGNASIPRLSLYTAAD, encoded by the coding sequence ATGCGTCAGTTCATTGCCGACAAGGCATCGCGATTGCTCGAACAACTCCATCGTGTCGAGTGGGTCGGGCCGCTGGTGGTACGCCTAGTGTTTGGCTATTTCTGGCTGGAGACCGGCATCGCCAAGGTGCATAACCTCGACGGCTTTACCCAGCGCTTTGTCGGTTGGGGCGTTCCATTTCCCGCATTCAGCGCAGGGTTGTCGGCATGGACGGAACTGGTCGGCGGCCTGCTGATCATGCTCGGCCTGTTCACGCGGCTGGTGTGCATTCCCATGCTGATCAACATGGCGGTGGCGGTGACTCTGGTCGTGTCGGCCAACCTCATGAGTTTCGACGACTACGTGGAAGCTGACGAGATCGTCTACAGCCTGATCTTCTTCTGGCTACTCATCAGCGGCCCGGGTAAGGCCAGCCTCGACACATGGGTGGCGCGGGTGCTGGGCATCCGCACGGCGTCGGGAAACGCCTCGATACCTCGCCTCTCCCTGTACACCGCAGCCGATTGA
- a CDS encoding thioredoxin family protein, producing MKTNTLRLSFAALGWLLVGSAAAAEVPFNQAQYAQAVATGKPVVVYLHADWCPTCRAQQPIVDRLSKEASLKDVTIFVADFDKETALEKSLKVSQQSTFVVFKQGREVARSTGQTSETAIRAVLEQAL from the coding sequence ATGAAAACAAACACACTACGTTTGAGCTTTGCTGCACTTGGGTGGTTGCTGGTGGGTTCTGCCGCCGCTGCAGAAGTGCCGTTCAATCAGGCGCAATATGCGCAGGCCGTGGCCACCGGCAAGCCGGTGGTCGTCTATCTGCATGCCGACTGGTGCCCCACCTGCCGTGCGCAGCAGCCCATCGTCGACCGCCTCTCGAAAGAGGCAAGCCTGAAGGACGTGACCATCTTCGTCGCTGACTTCGACAAGGAAACGGCGCTGGAGAAATCCCTCAAGGTGTCGCAGCAGTCCACCTTTGTGGTGTTCAAGCAGGGTCGCGAAGTGGCCCGCTCAACCGGACAAACCTCGGAAACCGCCATTCGCGCCGTGCTGGAGCAAGCCCTCTGA
- a CDS encoding DEAD/DEAH box helicase has translation MRGDGALAAPVSGGDQLARRLVKRYGDRITGSFVLPGREGQFAALPGDMPPALAEALRSRGIGQLYAHQAQAWDAAAAGEHVVIATPTASGKSLCYTLPVISAAIRQRAKALFLFPTKALAQDQVAELLELNQAGELGVKAFTFDGDTPGDARQAIRLHGDIVVSNPDMLHQAILPHHTKWAQFFENLRYVVIDEVHTYRGVFGSHVANVLRRLQRVCAFYGVSPQFILCSATIGNPAEHASALIEQPVTAITESGAPVGEKHVLLWNPPVVNPDLGLRASARSQSNRIARTAIRAGLKTLVFAQSRLMVEVLTKYLKDVFDNDPRKPPRIRAYRGGYLPTERRAAEREMRAGQVDGIVSTSALELGVDIGALDVVVLNGYPGSVAATWQRFGRAGRRQQASLGVLVASSDPLDQYLVRHPEFFQGATPEHARIAADQPLILLDHIRCAAFELPFKDGELFGPQDATPWLHVLTEEGVLHQEGERFEWIADSYPANAVSLRSVADGNFVVVDRTNGRQTIVAEVDFSAASLTLYEGAIHMIQSVPYQVDRLDWSGRKAFVTRTHVDYYTDAIDYTKLKVLEAFDGSPAGAGSAHHGEVHVARRVAGYKKIRYYTHENIGYGPVNLPDLELHTTAVWWQLPQRALEQAFDHRQEALDGFLAAAHALHIVATVAVMAEARDLQKAVGSGDGAWFATPDANGRAQIRSGFGESEPSTLGPFIPTLYLYDAFPGGVGLSAPLFERREDLVRLARELVHRCDCRAGCPACVGPVLAVDEQNERSLKSLATRVLDLIVAL, from the coding sequence ATGCGCGGTGATGGCGCGCTGGCGGCGCCTGTATCGGGCGGTGATCAACTGGCGCGGCGGCTGGTGAAGCGTTATGGCGACCGCATCACCGGCTCGTTCGTGTTGCCGGGGCGCGAAGGGCAATTCGCTGCCCTGCCCGGTGATATGCCCCCGGCCTTGGCGGAAGCGCTGCGTTCGCGTGGCATCGGCCAGCTTTACGCACACCAGGCGCAGGCCTGGGATGCCGCCGCTGCCGGCGAGCACGTGGTGATTGCCACGCCTACGGCCTCGGGCAAATCGCTGTGCTACACCCTGCCGGTGATCAGCGCGGCGATACGTCAGCGCGCCAAGGCATTGTTTCTGTTTCCGACCAAGGCGTTGGCGCAGGATCAGGTGGCGGAGCTGCTGGAACTCAATCAGGCCGGCGAGCTGGGCGTGAAGGCGTTCACCTTTGACGGCGACACGCCCGGCGATGCGCGGCAGGCGATCCGCCTGCACGGCGATATCGTGGTGAGCAATCCGGACATGCTGCATCAGGCCATCCTGCCGCACCACACCAAGTGGGCGCAGTTCTTCGAAAACCTGCGTTATGTGGTGATCGACGAGGTACACACCTATCGCGGCGTGTTCGGTTCGCACGTGGCCAATGTGCTACGCCGCTTGCAGCGCGTTTGTGCGTTCTATGGCGTGTCGCCGCAGTTCATCCTGTGCTCGGCCACCATTGGCAATCCTGCGGAACACGCGAGCGCGCTGATCGAACAGCCGGTCACCGCGATTACCGAAAGTGGCGCGCCGGTGGGCGAAAAACACGTGCTGCTGTGGAATCCGCCGGTGGTGAACCCGGACTTGGGGCTACGCGCATCGGCGCGCTCACAGTCCAACCGCATCGCGCGCACGGCGATCCGCGCAGGGCTGAAAACCCTGGTATTCGCGCAGTCGCGCCTGATGGTGGAAGTGCTCACCAAGTACCTGAAAGACGTATTCGACAACGATCCACGCAAGCCGCCGCGCATCCGCGCGTATCGCGGCGGCTACCTGCCGACCGAGCGGCGCGCGGCGGAACGTGAGATGCGCGCGGGACAGGTGGACGGCATCGTCAGCACATCCGCTTTGGAACTGGGCGTGGATATCGGCGCACTCGACGTGGTGGTGCTCAACGGCTATCCCGGCAGCGTGGCGGCTACCTGGCAGCGCTTTGGCCGCGCGGGCCGCCGCCAGCAGGCATCGCTGGGCGTGCTGGTCGCCAGCAGCGATCCGCTGGACCAGTACCTGGTGCGCCACCCGGAATTCTTTCAGGGTGCGACGCCGGAACATGCGCGCATCGCGGCCGACCAGCCGCTGATCCTGCTGGACCATATCCGCTGCGCCGCCTTTGAGCTGCCCTTCAAGGACGGTGAACTGTTTGGCCCGCAGGACGCTACGCCATGGCTACACGTGCTCACGGAAGAAGGCGTGCTGCATCAGGAAGGCGAACGCTTCGAGTGGATCGCCGACAGCTACCCCGCTAACGCCGTGTCGCTGCGCTCGGTGGCGGACGGCAACTTCGTCGTGGTGGATCGTACCAACGGTCGCCAGACCATCGTGGCGGAGGTGGATTTCAGCGCGGCCTCGCTGACGCTGTATGAGGGTGCCATCCACATGATCCAGTCCGTGCCGTATCAGGTGGATCGGCTTGATTGGAGCGGCCGCAAGGCTTTCGTCACGCGCACCCACGTCGACTACTACACCGACGCCATCGACTACACCAAGCTCAAGGTACTGGAAGCCTTCGACGGCTCGCCGGCGGGCGCAGGCAGCGCGCACCATGGCGAGGTGCACGTCGCGCGTCGTGTGGCGGGCTACAAGAAGATCCGTTACTACACGCACGAGAACATCGGCTACGGCCCGGTGAATCTTCCCGATCTGGAATTGCACACCACCGCCGTGTGGTGGCAGTTGCCGCAACGTGCGCTGGAACAGGCGTTCGACCACCGGCAGGAGGCGCTGGACGGTTTCCTCGCAGCGGCGCACGCGCTGCATATTGTGGCGACGGTCGCGGTGATGGCCGAGGCACGCGACCTGCAGAAGGCCGTGGGCAGTGGCGACGGCGCCTGGTTCGCCACGCCCGATGCGAATGGCCGTGCGCAGATCCGCTCCGGCTTTGGCGAAAGCGAGCCGTCGACGTTGGGGCCCTTCATCCCCACGCTCTATCTCTACGATGCCTTCCCCGGCGGCGTCGGCCTGAGCGCACCGCTGTTCGAGCGACGCGAAGACCTCGTACGCCTCGCGCGCGAGCTGGTGCATCGCTGCGACTGCCGCGCAGGCTGCCCCGCCTGCGTCGGACCGGTGCTGGCCGTGGACGAGCAGAACGAACGCTCGTTGAAATCGCTAGCCACGCGCGTGCTCGACCTGATCGTCGCGCTATGA
- the bufB gene encoding MNIO family bufferin maturase, translating into MKTIKQPSRDLPYLGFGLGLRVDHYEALLDEPGHVEWLEIVSENYLVPGGRPLRWLERFRERFPLVMHGVSLSIGGTDPLNMAYLDQLAALARHVQPAWISDHLCWTGVNGVNLHDLMPLPYTEEALVHVVDRVRRVQDRLGRRILLENVSSYIRFAQSQLTEWEFLAAVAERADCLILLDINNVHVSAHNHGFSSLDYLDGLPAARVQQFHLAGHEQGGNLLIDTHDAPVVDAVWNLYVEAVRRFGHVSTMIERDDHIPPLAELRAELDHARALANALLQEAA; encoded by the coding sequence ATGAAAACCATCAAGCAACCCTCTCGCGATTTACCGTATCTCGGCTTCGGCCTGGGTCTGCGCGTCGATCACTATGAAGCGCTGCTCGACGAACCGGGCCATGTGGAATGGCTGGAGATCGTCTCCGAAAACTACCTGGTACCGGGCGGCCGTCCGCTGCGCTGGCTGGAACGTTTCCGTGAGCGTTTCCCACTGGTGATGCATGGCGTGTCACTGTCCATCGGCGGCACCGATCCGCTCAACATGGCGTATCTGGACCAGCTCGCTGCACTAGCCCGCCACGTACAACCCGCATGGATCTCCGATCATCTGTGCTGGACCGGCGTGAATGGCGTGAACCTGCACGACCTGATGCCGCTGCCATATACCGAGGAAGCACTGGTCCACGTGGTGGATCGCGTGCGACGCGTGCAGGATCGGCTCGGTCGCCGCATCCTTCTGGAAAACGTATCGAGCTATATCCGCTTCGCGCAGTCGCAGCTGACCGAATGGGAGTTCCTGGCAGCGGTCGCCGAACGGGCTGACTGCCTGATCCTGCTTGATATCAACAATGTGCACGTAAGCGCACACAATCATGGCTTTTCGTCACTGGATTACCTCGATGGCCTGCCAGCCGCGCGCGTGCAGCAGTTCCATCTCGCCGGTCACGAACAGGGCGGCAACCTGCTGATCGATACGCACGACGCTCCCGTAGTCGATGCCGTGTGGAATCTCTATGTGGAAGCCGTGCGCCGCTTCGGCCATGTATCCACCATGATCGAGCGTGACGACCATATTCCCCCGCTTGCTGAACTGCGCGCGGAACTGGACCACGCCCGCGCCCTCGCCAATGCGCTGCTGCAGGAGGCCGCGTGA
- the bufA2 gene encoding BufA2 family periplasmic bufferin-type metallophore, whose amino-acid sequence MKTNKLNGAAMAMMVAGLFAASTMSASAAEKTAGSNAADTASVKCVNSSSCKGHGACKQATNACKGQNACKGQGFTMQKSQSDCDAAQAAVKQA is encoded by the coding sequence ATGAAGACCAACAAGCTCAACGGTGCCGCCATGGCGATGATGGTTGCCGGCCTGTTCGCCGCCTCCACGATGTCCGCCTCCGCAGCCGAGAAGACCGCAGGCAGCAATGCTGCTGACACCGCCAGCGTGAAGTGCGTGAACTCGTCGTCCTGCAAGGGCCACGGCGCCTGCAAGCAAGCCACCAATGCCTGCAAGGGCCAGAACGCGTGCAAGGGCCAGGGCTTCACCATGCAGAAGAGCCAGTCCGATTGCGACGCGGCTCAGGCTGCGGTCAAGCAGGCATAA
- a CDS encoding response regulator: MHILLVEDDAQLGSAIQRALERLSYTVSWLRDGRSALVAMRDRTADLVLLDLGLPGRDGIEVLVEARRAHVETPVLVMTARDDLSARVDGLDAGADDYLTKPFHVEELAARIRSLTRRMRGLSVNRIDVGALSLDVGTSEVSFRGDVVELTRREFALLQALMENAGKLVRRESLENSLYGLDHVVGNNALEVLVHSLRRKLSFETIRNVRGFGYMIPQDPK; this comes from the coding sequence GTGCATATTCTTCTGGTCGAAGACGACGCGCAGCTGGGATCGGCGATCCAGCGCGCACTGGAACGGCTGAGCTACACGGTGTCGTGGCTGCGCGATGGCCGTTCGGCGCTGGTTGCCATGCGTGATCGCACTGCCGATCTGGTGCTGCTGGATCTGGGGCTGCCTGGGCGTGATGGCATCGAGGTGCTGGTGGAGGCGCGACGCGCCCACGTGGAAACGCCGGTACTGGTGATGACGGCGCGTGACGACCTGTCCGCCCGCGTGGATGGGCTCGACGCGGGTGCGGACGATTACCTGACCAAGCCGTTTCACGTCGAAGAACTCGCGGCGCGCATCCGCTCGCTGACGCGGCGCATGCGTGGCCTGTCGGTCAACCGCATCGACGTGGGTGCGCTGAGCCTGGATGTGGGCACGTCGGAAGTGAGTTTTCGTGGCGACGTGGTGGAGCTCACGCGCCGCGAGTTTGCGCTGCTGCAGGCCTTGATGGAAAACGCCGGCAAGCTGGTGCGCCGCGAAAGCCTGGAGAACTCGCTCTACGGGCTGGATCACGTGGTGGGCAACAATGCGTTGGAAGTGCTGGTGCATTCGCTGCGCCGCAAGCTGAGCTTCGAGACGATCCGCAACGTGCGGGGCTTTGGCTACATGATTCCGCAGGACCCCAAGTGA
- a CDS encoding ribonuclease H-like domain-containing protein, whose amino-acid sequence MSALADKLRGLRRQAGVTPPAPTPVPTQPRPALPDNIRQLLGIRQRAQGKPRRNVVTDPASLPGETIAPGLQLCETRSAWPPTPPTFHADFARVDDVIAPERLFLFDTETTGLAGGTGTRAFMIGVGDWHEGAFRERQLLITTLAGEAAMLDCFASWLHPDAVLVSYNGKSYDTPLLKTRFRLLQRACPLEGLAHIDLLHPVRRRWRAAWENCRLATAERQLLQVVREDDLPGSEAPAAWLGFLRGGSAGPLHRVARHNSQDLRSLGGILHHFAVEDDAPTAV is encoded by the coding sequence ATGAGCGCGCTGGCCGACAAACTGCGCGGGCTGCGCCGTCAGGCAGGTGTAACGCCACCCGCGCCCACACCAGTACCCACACAGCCGCGACCCGCGCTGCCCGACAACATCCGCCAGTTGCTCGGCATCCGCCAGCGCGCGCAAGGCAAACCACGACGCAACGTGGTCACAGATCCAGCCTCGCTGCCGGGCGAAACGATTGCACCCGGCCTGCAGCTATGCGAGACGCGTAGTGCATGGCCGCCGACGCCACCCACGTTCCATGCCGACTTCGCCCGAGTCGATGACGTGATTGCACCCGAACGCCTGTTCCTGTTCGACACCGAAACCACCGGCCTGGCCGGCGGCACGGGCACGCGTGCTTTCATGATCGGCGTGGGCGACTGGCACGAAGGCGCTTTTCGCGAACGTCAGCTACTGATCACCACGCTGGCCGGCGAAGCGGCCATGCTCGACTGCTTCGCATCGTGGCTGCACCCGGATGCGGTACTAGTCAGTTACAACGGCAAGTCGTACGACACGCCGCTGCTCAAGACACGTTTTCGGTTGCTTCAGCGCGCCTGCCCGCTGGAGGGCCTGGCGCATATCGATCTGTTGCACCCGGTACGGCGGCGCTGGCGTGCTGCCTGGGAAAACTGCCGCCTCGCCACCGCCGAACGGCAACTGTTACAGGTGGTGCGGGAAGACGACCTGCCCGGTTCCGAAGCGCCGGCCGCCTGGCTGGGCTTCCTGCGTGGCGGCTCGGCAGGGCCGCTGCATCGCGTGGCGCGCCACAATAGCCAGGACCTACGCAGCCTTGGTGGCATCCTTCACCATTTCGCGGTGGAGGATGACGCCCCGACGGCCGTTTGA
- a CDS encoding cytochrome c biogenesis CcdA family protein, with amino-acid sequence MDFGVGTYALGFLAGMATLLSPCVLPILPILIASALSRHWWGGAMLALGLALSFAFTGTFIATVGASIGLDAGTLRIVAASLMLLFGAVMLLPPLQRAFARFTAQLGNKGQQALGSVRGEGGFSQFLIGLLLGLVWSPCVGPTLGAATTLAAQGRNLTQIALLMLVFGLGAGLPLLVLSTVSGAAVTRMRGALMSIGGVAKSMLGACFVLIGLMVLTGLDRRFEALVLSISPDWLTRLTTSL; translated from the coding sequence ATGGACTTCGGTGTCGGCACCTATGCGCTGGGTTTCCTCGCTGGCATGGCTACGTTGCTCTCGCCGTGCGTGTTGCCCATTCTTCCCATCCTGATAGCGTCGGCGTTGTCGCGGCACTGGTGGGGCGGGGCCATGCTCGCGCTGGGGTTGGCGCTGTCGTTCGCATTCACGGGCACGTTCATTGCCACGGTGGGCGCCTCCATCGGGCTCGATGCCGGCACCCTGCGCATCGTCGCTGCATCACTGATGCTGTTGTTCGGCGCGGTGATGTTGTTGCCGCCATTGCAGCGCGCTTTCGCGCGTTTCACGGCGCAGTTGGGCAACAAAGGTCAGCAGGCGCTGGGTTCGGTACGTGGCGAAGGTGGCTTCAGTCAGTTCCTGATCGGCCTGTTGCTGGGACTGGTCTGGAGCCCTTGCGTGGGGCCGACGCTAGGCGCCGCAACCACGCTGGCGGCGCAAGGCCGGAATCTGACGCAGATCGCCCTGCTGATGCTCGTGTTCGGCCTGGGCGCAGGGCTGCCGTTATTGGTGCTGAGCACCGTGTCTGGTGCGGCCGTGACGCGCATGCGCGGTGCGTTGATGTCGATCGGCGGTGTGGCCAAGTCGATGCTGGGGGCGTGTTTCGTGCTGATCGGTCTGATGGTGCTTACCGGCCTGGATCGTCGCTTTGAAGCCTTGGTGCTCTCCATCAGCCCGGACTGGCTGACACGGTTGACGACGTCGCTGTAA
- a CDS encoding ATP-binding protein — MSRSSLRSRLRWLILGVIALVFVPLGIYSMRRTINEVNELSDGRLAQSARTLQTLVDDIGLPALQRHTVESGVVVPITAKSTQELVLHGHTYESEVGFQMFDHSGRTLMATGNLTMLPPPDAAHPGFQNVRLGRYRWRLFTLPPTRDGVVVRAAERYDSRRDISMALWVEHALAPLIALPVLALLVGWAVRRGLRPLDALAEKLSARKPGSRDTLDVVEAPRELEPVLDALNSQFTLLEEALERERRFSADVAHELRTPIASTMINLENAEASRDTREADVALSGARQSLAALARRVEQLLSLARLEASSRTDQHVDVDLLAVSRTVIEELAPLIGDTDVELDVALADGSLMVRGNEVALAAMLRNLLDNALRHVPAGGLVKLTVQREQDEAMIDVIDNGEGIPPERRAAVFARFHREASSRGDGYGLGLSIVQRAAQMHDASIELLDSPFGRGLRVSVRLPLSRI, encoded by the coding sequence GTGAGTCGATCCAGTCTGCGTTCCCGGCTTCGCTGGTTGATCCTTGGCGTCATCGCGCTGGTCTTTGTGCCGCTGGGTATCTACAGCATGCGGCGCACCATCAACGAGGTGAACGAGCTGTCGGACGGACGGCTCGCGCAATCGGCGCGCACGCTGCAGACGCTGGTTGACGACATTGGCCTGCCCGCCTTGCAGCGCCATACCGTCGAGTCGGGCGTGGTGGTGCCGATCACGGCCAAGTCCACGCAGGAACTGGTATTGCACGGCCATACCTACGAATCGGAAGTTGGCTTTCAGATGTTCGACCACAGTGGCCGAACGCTGATGGCCACCGGGAATCTCACCATGTTGCCGCCGCCGGATGCGGCGCACCCCGGCTTCCAGAATGTGCGCCTGGGCCGTTATCGCTGGCGGCTATTCACGCTGCCACCCACGCGGGATGGCGTGGTCGTGCGCGCCGCGGAGCGTTACGACAGCCGTCGCGACATCTCCATGGCCTTGTGGGTCGAACATGCGTTGGCGCCGCTGATCGCGCTGCCGGTGCTGGCGCTGCTGGTGGGCTGGGCGGTGCGGCGTGGTCTGCGGCCGCTAGATGCCCTGGCGGAGAAGTTGTCTGCACGCAAACCCGGCAGCCGCGACACGCTCGATGTGGTCGAGGCGCCGCGCGAACTGGAGCCAGTGCTGGATGCGCTCAACAGCCAGTTCACCCTGCTGGAGGAGGCATTGGAGCGCGAGCGCCGCTTCAGTGCGGACGTAGCGCATGAACTGCGTACGCCGATCGCCTCCACCATGATCAACCTGGAAAACGCCGAGGCCAGCCGCGATACGCGCGAGGCGGATGTGGCCCTGTCGGGTGCGCGCCAAAGCCTTGCCGCATTGGCGCGTCGTGTCGAACAACTGTTGTCGCTGGCGCGGTTGGAAGCCAGCTCGCGTACGGACCAGCACGTGGATGTCGACCTGCTGGCGGTATCGCGCACGGTCATCGAGGAACTGGCGCCGCTCATTGGCGACACGGACGTGGAGCTGGATGTGGCGCTGGCCGACGGGTCGCTAATGGTGCGCGGGAACGAAGTGGCGCTGGCCGCCATGCTGCGCAACCTGCTGGACAACGCGCTGCGCCACGTGCCGGCCGGCGGGTTGGTCAAGCTGACCGTCCAGCGTGAGCAGGACGAGGCGATGATCGATGTGATCGACAACGGCGAGGGCATCCCGCCCGAGCGCCGCGCGGCGGTATTCGCACGCTTCCATCGCGAGGCGAGCAGCCGGGGCGACGGCTACGGTCTGGGCCTTTCCATCGTCCAGCGCGCCGCGCAGATGCATGACGCTTCGATCGAGCTGCTGGATTCGCCGTTTGGGCGCGGCCTGCGCGTGTCCGTACGCCTTCCGCTAAGCCGGATCTGA
- a CDS encoding MarC family protein yields the protein MLKDFIQTALLLITGLFPIINPIGSAFIVLSMIPHSTPAERTDLAWRITVNSFAILLVSLLMGAYVLTFFGISIPVLRVAGGLIIAVAGWNLLQKPDEDDSNEKTQDIKKPSPGASLDAKAFYPLTLPLMVGPGSISVAIALGTSSPSTGLASGHFLGVVAALMVLSASIYVCMRFAGSLERWLGTAGTKIVMRLFALVTFCIGMQLLWLGLSALLSSIK from the coding sequence ATGCTGAAGGACTTCATCCAGACCGCCCTGCTGCTCATCACGGGCCTGTTCCCCATCATCAATCCCATCGGCTCGGCCTTTATCGTGCTGAGCATGATTCCCCACAGCACGCCCGCAGAGCGCACGGACCTGGCGTGGCGCATCACCGTCAACAGCTTCGCCATCCTGCTCGTGTCGCTGCTGATGGGCGCCTACGTGCTGACCTTCTTCGGCATCTCCATTCCGGTGCTGCGGGTCGCCGGCGGCTTGATCATCGCGGTGGCGGGTTGGAACCTGTTGCAGAAGCCCGACGAGGACGACAGCAACGAAAAAACGCAGGACATCAAGAAGCCAAGCCCGGGCGCATCGCTGGACGCCAAGGCGTTCTATCCGTTGACGCTACCGCTGATGGTGGGTCCCGGCTCCATTTCGGTGGCGATTGCACTGGGCACCAGTTCGCCTAGCACAGGCCTTGCATCGGGACATTTCCTGGGCGTAGTCGCGGCACTCATGGTGCTCAGCGCCAGCATCTATGTGTGCATGCGTTTTGCCGGATCGCTGGAGCGCTGGTTAGGCACGGCGGGCACCAAGATCGTGATGCGCTTGTTTGCGCTCGTCACGTTCTGCATCGGCATGCAATTGTTGTGGCTTGGGCTTTCCGCGCTACTCAGCTCGATCAAATAA